In Desulfovibrio sp. X2, a single window of DNA contains:
- a CDS encoding GatB/YqeY domain-containing protein, with product MSLQQTIESDFITAYKARQEIRVAVLRMLKTALKNRQVELLRELGDADVLDVIAKQAKQRKESIEQFDAAGRKDLADRERAELEFLEAYLPRQLSDEELAAAVDAAVAEVGASGMKDMGAVMKALMAAHKGQFDGAKASAAVRSKLS from the coding sequence ATGAGTCTGCAGCAGACCATAGAATCCGACTTCATCACGGCCTACAAGGCCAGGCAGGAAATCAGGGTGGCCGTCTTGAGGATGCTCAAGACGGCCCTCAAGAACCGTCAGGTGGAGCTTTTGCGCGAGCTGGGCGACGCGGACGTCCTCGACGTCATCGCCAAGCAGGCCAAGCAGCGCAAGGAGTCCATCGAGCAGTTCGACGCCGCAGGCCGCAAGGACCTTGCTGACCGGGAGCGCGCCGAACTCGAATTTCTCGAAGCCTATCTGCCCCGGCAGCTCTCCGACGAGGAGCTCGCCGCGGCCGTCGATGCCGCCGTCGCCGAAGTTGGTGCCTCCGGCATGAAGGACATGGGTGCCGTCATGAAGGCGCTCATGGCTGCCCATAAGGGCCAGTTCGACGGCGCCAAGGCCAGCGCCGCCGTCCGCTCCAAGCTCTCCTGA